The Syngnathus acus chromosome 2, fSynAcu1.2, whole genome shotgun sequence genomic interval ataaaaaacaacataaaaaatgtaaatactgACCAAGGGACAATAAATATTACCAAAGATCACCGAATACGTTTCTCGTTAGCGCTCGGATTTTATCTACTGATGGGAAAATCttgaaccagttgtattttctggactcCTCTAGATGGAACTCTCTGAAAGTACACTGACTTGACATTTCTTAAACCCATCTGTTAAAaccaacagtgccatctagaggagtccaaaaatacatcaactggttcatgaagcaaatttgaagctttattttcccatcactacttTTATCCCATTGTACAGTGTAATAAGTAGTCTTGCTATACTGTAGGGCatagatgtcaaactcaaggcccgggggccagatatggcccgctacatcattttatgtggcccgcgaagacaaattttgcatcaagTTTGTGTCAGTACTAAAATCACAAATTGTcttcctttttaaaaatagagatattgctagcaatttttattactatttatctttttgaaccctttgaacagtttttactagtctctgatttcaaaactagttattcatcaatttgttgtgtagcctattctgtatgtatatagaagacattgacagtcataatggccctccgagggaaactatgaggcctgcgacaaaaatgagtttgacacccctgtagTGTAGGGCAAAATAGGAGCCTTGCTGCCTTACAAGATGGCAGAAGTATCTGAGGaacaaatagaataaatacacTGAAGTAAGGCTCaccaaacattttgaaactgaGAGCAACTTCTTGGGTAGCCATGTGTAGAGCATCCAATTTTATGCACACTTCTAAATGACAATTAAACAATTCAACAACATAGCAGATGAATAACAACCCGTCATTTCAATAAATAGCATTAAGAAATCACATTGTGCCATTCACTGGTGAGCTACTTTGAGAAAACACCTGCAGGTAACTCTAGTGGACCTTGGGCACAATCCGGTGACCGTGGGGAGCATGTTGGTGACCCTTTTGATTCAATAAACAGTTGTGCTCAAGACGTATGGAAAATACTTTAACTGTATGACTATTTATTCAATGTAACTACAAATAAACCAATTGGTCATTCAAATTGATAAAATGCTTCAAATGTATactgaaaatgttcatgaCTAATTTTGTATGATTATTTACACAAAATCATCCAGTTATCCAATGAGacgtttttctttgttcaCATCTAATTTAGTCCTCAATCATGAacccaaaatacacatttaagggatgtgggaggaagccgaACACGAGTACGGGGAGAACTTGCACAGGCACCTCAACACAGAAAGGCCGGAATAGTCTCAAACATTGACCTCCGAAATTTGAGGCAGACATGCGAACCAGTGGCAATGTGCTGCAATCACTATAATTTCACTTTTGCCATCACAAAATTGTCAAACCTTTAACTGTACGCACATTGTTTTATGTAACATTTTGACAATCCAAAATACCATGGTTGATCTTATGCTTTTGATTGTTCAAACTGAGTCGCAAGTTCCTGGTGCCCACAAAGCATCTTCCACTACAACTACAGGATTTAGACAgagaggaacaaaaaaaggaaaacaattgaaaaagaaaaatcaatgaatGGTCAAGCGCAACCTtcacttaaaaaagaaaaaaaccctaaGTGCTGAAGTGAAGAGAGGAACAACAGGCCAGATGATAGAGGCTTGAAGAACAGCACTTTATTGAAAAATCAATCCGTGGAGAGAAACACAGCTTTTAAGAAAGACCTTGGCCCGCGTTATTAGATTTTCTACTTGCAAGATCCACCATGAAAAGGACATGAATGGAGTCAAActgaaggttaaaaaaaaaaaaaaaaaaatgttgaaagctTGTATCATACCTATCTGCTGCCTTCTTGTGGATAATTTGAGGAACTGCAGTCCAGCTGTTTGAGTCGTCTTTCTAGCTAAAGGGGAGAGGCGCCCCGAGGTCCACGCAAAatttatgaaagaaaaagaaagaggaaaaaaaaaaaagatattttgcgATTTTGGAATTGCACTGTAGGCCACATTAACACATTTGGAAAGTAGTTTTGAGCATTTCTCAGCATCCATATCCATCTTATCATCTAGTCAAGATGGAAATTATTCATAAACCTGGATCACCCCTAAGGTAAACAAAGCTCCCAATGAGAACTTTTCCccgcaaaatgaaaaattagtTTTTGGAAAGTctgttaaaaaacatttaacttAATCTCTAACAGATGACTTGAAAATGATGCTGAGTTGCATTTGCATAAAGGATTAATAAAAATCGGACAAAATGTCATTAGCATTCATTTGGAACACGTCGTATCGATAGTACAGACAAATTGCTTTGTCTAACTATTAAAAGGTAGTTGAGCTACCAGTAGGCCAGCTATCTTTTTAGTGTGCAGAATTAGAATTTATCTTGGTGAGGACAAACAGTCCGCTAGGAAATTGAGATGATGTGAAGAACTGCTCAAACAGCGTTCTATACTCATAGCCCTGAAGTGGCCCACATGCTGCATGTTCCCCACGTCTGCTTATGAGAGTACATGAGTCCAAGTTCTATTTTCACAGCATCACTTTATCAATTCAACAGTCTAAAttctaagaagaaaaaataatttcatatcTAGCATCATGATAAGTACACAGCTAAAATGAACAGCAGACCCTTAAAAAGTTAATTCCAGGGAAAGTAGCTTATGTTGCAgtaaatgttcatttaaaaagtttCACTGAGCCGCTCACATGCTAAGGCACTGCCCTCGACCATCCCCCGGACCTGCAGTGGGTTCTGCCATCGGACTCTTTGAGGTCACCGTGTCGGTATTCCCTTCCGTCACGACTGTCACCTCTGCGCCGCCCTCTTGGACCAAGGCGCTCAAGTCCTCCAGTTCAGTGCAAGTGGTGATGAAAGTTTGAGGGACGACGCTGTTGTCCTGAGCGCCCATTGTCGAGTGGACCAGCGTTTGCTGCAGAGGGCTGTTGGTGTCTCCGGCAGGGAGGAGTGGTGTCAAGAGGACCGTCTGGGGTACAAAGGTGGCCTCTGCGTTTTGGGGTGCCAGCAGATTGACCTGCTGGATCATGGAGTTCACCACCATGTCCTGGTGTTCTGGACTCAACAGAACCATCTTACTGGGACTCTCCGCAGAAGACACAATAATTTTCAGCTGTGTGCTATTGTAAGGGACCAACGAGTCTACCTGAAACGGGACGTCCAGCTGAGTGCTGTCGCCCGGTGAGGTCGCGGGGGCGAGCGAGGTGCACACTTGCGCCTGCAGAGGAATTTGTGTctctttgtgctgcttcctGTGACTCCTCAGTGAGTCTTCCCTCACAAACGAAGCGCTGCACAGGTCACAGCTGAAGGCTCGAGTGGCGTCCAACTTGGCTCGGTAACGAGAGCTGATGGGTTTCGGGGGGTCGTCGCCCACTCTTTTTCCGCCTCCGCCCTTTTCGGGTGCGTTCGAGTGGAACCTCTTGTTATGGATGACCAAGTTGCTGCGCTGCTTGGAGGCATAGTCGCACGAGTCGCACTTAAAGGGACGCTCCTCAGAGTGGATCCTCTCGTGGACTTTGAGCGCCCCGCGACTGGCGCAGGAGTACGTGCACTTTGGGCACTGAATGGGCTGAACGGGGCGGTGCTGGCGCGAGTGTTGCCGCAGCGCCATCTTGTTGGCGCACGTAAACTCGCAATGGGCGCAGTGGAAGGCGTTCTCGGTGCCGTGTTTGATCTGAACGTGAGACTTGAGGTTACCTTTCATGGCGCAGCGGTACTCACACAGGTCACACTTGTAAGGCTTCTCTCCCGAGTGGACCCGAATGTGTCTCTTTAAGTCGGAGTTGATCTTGAACTTGGCGTCACACTGCTGGCACTGGAAGGGTGCATCtccttgaggggaaaaaaaacaacaaaaaaacaccacacaaGCTGTCAACCGGGCGCTCTCACAACTGTAGTTGCTCTTGTACGGTCCGAATTCAATCGAGAAATCACAAGCAATCAAACCATGTGACCATGCTCTCTTCTCTTATTAGTCACAACAATCTCAACAGGAAGAAGGCATACTGCATGGCCTTGTGTAGTGACTCCAACCACTGTACTGCCGGTCCGTGTGTGTGCCAAAAATGACAGAATTTCACTTAACGGATTCAAAAATTCTTTATTTACGACTACAGATAACCTGTGCATACAACAAGATGATAGATTTGCGTTTGTGTTGAGACACATGCAAATTCGACCACATTAGGACCAAATGTACGCTCGAGACAGGCGTCCACCTACCGGTGTGCGAGCGCAGGTGTACGGTGAGCTGGCTGGAGTTACGGCTGGCGTAGGGACAGATCTGGCACTTGAAAGGCCGCTCGTCGTAGTGGATTCGCAAGTGCTTCTTCAGGCTGC includes:
- the zfp64 gene encoding zinc finger protein 64, whose product is MCRKINSTMATYDAEGHSVVVEVSPDIHICGFCKQQYNNFEVFLAHKQSGCSLPTRDTSATATEASALPGIEVVLEETFQTCVLRGVKKILTKPQKTKKLKGALSSKRYSCCFSGCTFKTQYGQKDMERHLKTHTGEKPFECDLCHKRFSRRDKLNMHSRSHTGEKPHKCKLCPYAAADSSSLKKHLRIHYDERPFKCQICPYASRNSSQLTVHLRSHTGDAPFQCQQCDAKFKINSDLKRHIRVHSGEKPYKCDLCEYRCAMKGNLKSHVQIKHGTENAFHCAHCEFTCANKMALRQHSRQHRPVQPIQCPKCTYSCASRGALKVHERIHSEERPFKCDSCDYASKQRSNLVIHNKRFHSNAPEKGGGGKRVGDDPPKPISSRYRAKLDATRAFSCDLCSASFVREDSLRSHRKQHKETQIPLQAQVCTSLAPATSPGDSTQLDVPFQVDSLVPYNSTQLKIIVSSAESPSKMVLLSPEHQDMVVNSMIQQVNLLAPQNAEATFVPQTVLLTPLLPAGDTNSPLQQTLVHSTMGAQDNSVVPQTFITTCTELEDLSALVQEGGAEVTVVTEGNTDTVTSKSPMAEPTAGPGDGRGQCLSM